A genomic segment from Leptolyngbyaceae cyanobacterium encodes:
- a CDS encoding GxxExxY protein: MNADERRWEINQITEKIIGCAFTVGNNLGCGFLEKVYENALAYELRKTGLRVQTQYQIRVYYDGIVVGEFAADLLVEECVLVELKAIKTMTEKDRSQCLNYLKATNLTICLLINFGNPQVEIKRIARNF, from the coding sequence ATGAACGCAGATGAACGCAGATGGGAAATAAACCAGATTACGGAGAAGATTATCGGTTGTGCTTTTACGGTGGGGAATAATTTGGGGTGTGGTTTTTTGGAGAAAGTTTACGAAAATGCTTTGGCATACGAATTACGTAAGACGGGACTACGAGTTCAAACACAGTATCAAATTAGAGTTTATTATGATGGCATAGTCGTTGGAGAATTTGCCGCAGACTTATTAGTAGAAGAATGCGTTTTAGTAGAACTAAAAGCCATCAAAACCATGACTGAAAAAGATAGGTCTCAATGCCTAAACTACCTTAAAGCAACCAACCTAACCATTTGCCTACTCATCAACTTCGGCAACCCCCAAGTCGAAATCAAACGAATAGCCCGCAACTTTTAA
- the dndE gene encoding DNA sulfur modification protein DndE, which translates to MEPPINTIKLSQTAKDQLLKLRRFTKIDQWNILCRWAFCRSLAEPSIPSPVPIITDSNVEMSWRVFGGEISDILILALKQRCQKDNLGCDKETLANQFRLHLHRGIGYLAGDPNIKKIEDLIAIATQGLSTKN; encoded by the coding sequence ATGGAACCTCCAATCAACACCATCAAACTATCCCAAACAGCCAAAGACCAACTCCTCAAACTCCGACGCTTCACCAAAATCGACCAATGGAACATCCTGTGTCGCTGGGCATTTTGTCGTTCCCTAGCCGAACCCAGCATCCCCTCCCCCGTCCCCATCATCACCGACAGCAACGTCGAAATGTCCTGGCGAGTCTTCGGGGGTGAAATCTCCGATATCTTAATCCTCGCCCTCAAACAACGCTGCCAAAAAGACAACTTAGGCTGTGACAAAGAAACCCTTGCCAACCAATTTCGCCTCCACCTCCATCGAGGTATCGGCTACCTAGCAGGTGACCCAAATATTAAAAAGATCGAAGACTTAATTGCGATCGCAACTCAGGGGCTAAGTACTAAAAACTAA
- a CDS encoding glycosyltransferase family 9 protein codes for MRVVALVPGGIGDQILFFPTLDDLKRNHPEAEIDVVVEPRSKGAYRICKSVQDVIPFDFKDRNSLADWGNILGTIRDREYDIALSLGKSWLVGLLLWMTGIPVRVGYAGSPGSTIFISNPVTLKTEQSAASMYHDLLSGLGIHTACPDLSINVPKQDIQWAEAEQKRLGIGESGYVLIHGGSSELSKEKGIDKLYPTTHWREIIQDFQQRQPDMPVVVVQGPDDVPYVSQLLQSFSNLKVTAPADIGKLAATIAGANLMLCTDSAPMHLGVAVQTYTIALFGPTDPSKLLPKSDRVLTIKSPTGKMADISPQEVLQKVWGG; via the coding sequence ATGCGAGTAGTAGCCCTAGTTCCTGGCGGAATTGGCGATCAAATTCTGTTTTTTCCGACCCTGGACGACCTGAAGCGTAACCATCCAGAAGCCGAGATCGATGTAGTGGTCGAACCTCGATCGAAGGGTGCCTATCGGATCTGCAAGTCCGTTCAAGATGTCATACCTTTTGACTTTAAAGACCGCAATAGTTTGGCAGATTGGGGCAACATACTCGGTACGATCCGCGATCGCGAGTATGACATCGCCCTTTCCTTGGGGAAAAGCTGGCTGGTCGGTCTATTATTGTGGATGACAGGTATTCCCGTCCGGGTCGGTTATGCTGGTAGCCCCGGTTCTACCATATTTATCAGTAATCCGGTTACCTTAAAAACCGAACAATCCGCAGCTAGTATGTATCACGACCTGCTAAGCGGTTTGGGAATTCATACAGCTTGTCCGGATTTATCGATTAACGTACCCAAACAAGACATTCAATGGGCAGAAGCAGAACAAAAACGGCTGGGTATTGGCGAAAGCGGTTACGTTCTGATTCACGGCGGTTCTAGCGAACTCTCCAAAGAGAAAGGAATTGATAAACTCTACCCAACAACTCATTGGCGGGAAATCATTCAAGATTTCCAACAACGTCAACCGGATATGCCAGTGGTAGTAGTGCAAGGCCCAGATGATGTCCCCTACGTCAGCCAACTGTTGCAATCTTTCTCTAATTTGAAAGTAACTGCACCAGCCGATATCGGTAAATTGGCGGCAACGATCGCAGGTGCTAATTTGATGCTGTGTACCGATAGTGCGCCAATGCACTTGGGAGTAGCAGTACAAACTTACACGATCGCTTTATTTGGCCCTACCGACCCGAGTAAACTGCTGCCGAAAAGCGATCGCGTTCTCACCATTAAATCCCCAACTGGCAAAATGGCCGATATCTCGCCTCAAGAAGTTTTACAAAAAGTTTGGGGAGGCTGA
- a CDS encoding HAD family hydrolase — MPSSLKPAVFLDRDGVLNIEAGYIHNVEDLHLIPGVAKALRQLNDREIFCCLVSNQSGPARSYYPVNHVEALHHRLCHLLETEAGAKLNALYYCPYLSPPEGGINPEFTRWSTWRKPNTGMLVAAAWDWNLDLSQSFMVGDKATDVDMAHNAGCKGILVQTGFGESVLSGKYQHHTKPDYVAADLADAVDWIFCQMGKL, encoded by the coding sequence ATGCCTAGCAGCTTAAAACCAGCCGTATTTCTCGATCGCGATGGCGTTCTCAACATCGAAGCAGGTTACATTCACAATGTCGAAGACCTCCACTTAATACCCGGTGTGGCGAAAGCATTACGGCAGTTAAATGACCGAGAAATATTTTGTTGTTTAGTTTCCAATCAATCTGGCCCAGCGAGAAGCTACTATCCGGTAAATCACGTAGAAGCATTGCATCACCGACTTTGCCATCTCTTGGAAACCGAAGCAGGGGCCAAATTAAATGCTTTGTACTATTGTCCCTACCTCAGCCCACCAGAAGGAGGAATCAATCCAGAATTTACGCGCTGGAGTACTTGGCGCAAACCAAACACGGGTATGCTAGTAGCAGCCGCTTGGGATTGGAATCTCGATTTAAGCCAAAGTTTTATGGTTGGCGATAAAGCAACCGATGTAGATATGGCTCACAATGCTGGATGTAAGGGAATTTTAGTGCAAACTGGATTTGGGGAAAGCGTCCTCAGTGGTAAATACCAACACCATACCAAACCCGATTACGTAGCTGCTGATTTGGCAGATGCAGTTGATTGGATTTTCTGCCAAATGGGTAAGTTATAA